From the candidate division KSB1 bacterium genome, the window TCGACCGGATTCTCAAAACCGTGCCAGGTACCTGAAGGTATCTTTTGTTAGCTGTAGTTTTTTAATTTATTTTCAAATGAAGTCACTTTTGGTGGTTTGTTCCCTTTTCCTTGCTCAATACTGTGTCCTTCTGATTCAAGCAGATATATCTGTCTTTCGGCGCCACCGGGAAATTTTATATTAATTGCCCCATCAGGTTTTAATACTCTCCAATAGGGTGTTACATTGTCCTCTTTGACTGGTCTTTGTTCTTCCGCAGCTAAAGCAATGAATTTTAAGTAGACTCCTGTCGGGATTGCAGCAGTTACTTGTACTTTTTTCTCTTTAGCCAATGTCTCTCTGATAATGTTCATTGGTCAGCAATTCACCTTTTTGGGTTTTGTTTATGAGTCGTTCAATATCCAATGCATTTGGAATCAGTATTTTTCCTTTACCTAATTTTTTTTCCCATTCAGGGGTAATCACATGAATCTTTTCTTCAATTTCATTTACTTTCTCCCGCCAGGTTTTCTTTTTTGCCATGAGTTCTCCTTCTTAAATTAATCCTAACTAATTAAATTAACCTGATCTATTCATAAACCTTATCACTGTCACCCCGTTGCGCGACGGGATGACAATTAGGAAACTTTAAGCTTAAAACTATGATTTATGAATTACCCAAGTTAATAAAACATAATGATCTGAATTAGATTTTATGCCGCTGGTTTTTTTTGTTGTGATAGAGTATTTAAAATACATAGTACCGTTTACTCTTATTAGAAAAGTAAGCTATGAAAGCATTAGACCTCACAGAAATCATATAATATCGATTTTCAGTCTTTGTATTAAAAAATAACTCTCGGATGGAATTTATCCCACCTACAGCACCAGTATGTACTCGAGAATGCTTCGCCCCTACAATATGTCCATTTGAATATTTGTTTGTCTTTTTTGGTAATAAATCGTAAGAGTTTTCTAAGTTCCATGCTCTCAAAAAACGTCAAATTCACCCATAAAATAAAACCAAATGTGGTTTATGCAAATAGAATTTGTAAAAAACTCCAGGGAGGAAAGATAAATTTATTTTGACAAAAACGAATTTGTAACAGTTTTCCACTCGTTCAATATCTGAATTTTTTGAACATCCGGCTTTACATGAATTCGTTGGTTTTTTTTGAGTTTAGTATCCAGGCTCACTGAAATTTGTAAGTTTTGGTTAGCGACTGGAGTGTTTAGAACAGAGAGAAGCACTTCTTGATGGTCACCGCAAAAAGTAACTTTGTCTACGCTGGCACAGATGCCTGGTTCGGATGTTGGAATAATATCAAAATGTTCAGGGCGAATGGATAAAATAACTTTATTTTTGCCGCTGTGTGGAAATTCAGACTCAATAAAACCGAGTGGTGTATCATATCCTTTGTTTGTTATTTTTGCTTCAACCAGGTTTGCTTTGCCGAAAAAACTCGCAACGCAGCAACAGATTGGTTTGGCATAAATCACTTCAGGGGTATCGATTTGACGGAGCCGTCCTTCTTTTATCAACGCTACCCGATCTGCGATTGACAAGGCATCTTTGGTATCGTGGGTGACAAAAATCGCCGTGGTGTTCGTCTGGTTGATGATTTGCTTTATGTCATCTCTAACCTGGTCTTTTAAATTTCGATCCAGGCTGCTAAAGGGTTCATCCAAAAGAACAAGCGATGGTTTCGGCGCCAAAGCCCGGGCTAAAGCAATCCTTTGTTTTTGACCGCCGGAAAGTTCATGCGGGAAACGCTGCTCAAAATCGCTTAATCCAACCAAATCAAGCAGTTCTTGAATCCGTTTATTCTTGGTTGATCGATTGCCGCCATTTATACCATAACCAATGTTATCCGAAACGGAAAGATGAGGAAACAGACCGGCATCCTGAAATACCATGCCGACCCCTCTTTTTTCCGGTGGTATGAATTTCTTACCGTCAAACATCACTTGATTTCGGATCAACATTTGACCTGTATTTGGTATTTCAAAACCGGCAATGAGACGCAGCAAAGTTGTTTTACCGCTGCCGCTTTCACCGACCAAAGCTATAATTTCGCCGGATTCAACAGTTAAATCGATATTTCTAACGGCAAAATTATCACGAGAGAAATACTTTTTGGAAATATTGTTTAGACTTAAAATACTCATTTAGCCTCTCTTGAAATCAGGTTACTTAGTATGATGATGGGTATAATACCCGTTAAAATAATAATGATTGCCGCATTGGCTGATTGAGCTACCATTTCGTCGCTTGCCAATTCAAAAGCACGAATTGACAGGGTATTAAAATTAAACGGTCTTAAAACCAGAATGATTGGCAACTCTTTCAGGACATCAACAAATACTAAAATTGCAGCGCCCAACAATGTTCCTTTAATTAAGGGCAAGTTGATTCTTCTTAATGTACGTAAAGGTGAAATCCCTAAAGAGCGTGAAGCCTCATCCAGTTTTTCACAGGTATTCTCAAAACCGGCTTTAATCGGGTTAAATGAAATAGCCAGGAATCGAACCAGGTAAGCAAAAATTAATGCAAAAATCGTCCCGGTCAACAATAATCCGGTAGAGATTCCAAAGTTGGCGCTCATGAATCCTGCTATGCTTTTATCTAATGAGATGAGAGGGATTAACACGCCAACAGCTATAACCGCTCCTGGCATTGAATACCCCAATACTGCAATTTGTGAGAATCTACTGGTTAAATACGAATGGTATAATCTGGCTGTATAAATAAGGACAAGCGCTACAAACACGCAAAGTAAAGCAGCGACTACAGCCAGAAAAAAACTGTTGAGAACCAGCACAATGAATTCGGTATTCACAACGTCTTTAGCAGTCTGCAAGGCCCAAGATCCCAGTTGAAGGACTGGAATGAAAAATCCAAACAGGAAAGGGACCAGGCAAATTGTGAAAGCAATACTTTTGCCAACCTTACCGAAAGTTAATTTTTGCATGGGTTTAAAGGATGAATCGCTGCTGGTAAATTTTGCCTTGCCTCGCTGCCAATTTTCCAGC encodes:
- a CDS encoding iron ABC transporter permease → MTVARLSIRTWKDILFQLRIEFKFGFNGWTIFSLFLVLLICIPIFIIFSHLFASPSSTWSHLASTVLKDYIINSFILIAGVGSLSLIMGVSTAWLVTTCNFPGRKFFSWALILPLSIPTYIAAYTYAGIFDYTGPVQKWVTFLGIDNNTIFFDVMTIEAIIFILAFTLFPYVYLITRTSFHRQSRTFLESSRSLGKGQFSTFFKIALPLARPAIVGGLFLVLMEVLNDYGAVKYFGIPTFTTGIFRAWFSLGDSDAAIRLSAILMIFIFSLMWLENWQRGKAKFTSSDSSFKPMQKLTFGKVGKSIAFTICLVPFLFGFFIPVLQLGSWALQTAKDVVNTEFIVLVLNSFFLAVVAALLCVFVALVLIYTARLYHSYLTSRFSQIAVLGYSMPGAVIAVGVLIPLISLDKSIAGFMSANFGISTGLLLTGTIFALIFAYLVRFLAISFNPIKAGFENTCEKLDEASRSLGISPLRTLRRINLPLIKGTLLGAAILVFVDVLKELPIILVLRPFNFNTLSIRAFELASDEMVAQSANAAIIIILTGIIPIIILSNLISREAK
- a CDS encoding MGMT family protein, whose amino-acid sequence is MAKEKKVQVTAAIPTGVYLKFIALAAEEQRPVKEDNVTPYWRVLKPDGAINIKFPGGAERQIYLLESEGHSIEQGKGNKPPKVTSFENKLKNYS
- a CDS encoding ABC transporter ATP-binding protein, whose amino-acid sequence is MSILSLNNISKKYFSRDNFAVRNIDLTVESGEIIALVGESGSGKTTLLRLIAGFEIPNTGQMLIRNQVMFDGKKFIPPEKRGVGMVFQDAGLFPHLSVSDNIGYGINGGNRSTKNKRIQELLDLVGLSDFEQRFPHELSGGQKQRIALARALAPKPSLVLLDEPFSSLDRNLKDQVRDDIKQIINQTNTTAIFVTHDTKDALSIADRVALIKEGRLRQIDTPEVIYAKPICCCVASFFGKANLVEAKITNKGYDTPLGFIESEFPHSGKNKVILSIRPEHFDIIPTSEPGICASVDKVTFCGDHQEVLLSVLNTPVANQNLQISVSLDTKLKKNQRIHVKPDVQKIQILNEWKTVTNSFLSK